A genomic segment from Aegilops tauschii subsp. strangulata cultivar AL8/78 chromosome 1, Aet v6.0, whole genome shotgun sequence encodes:
- the LOC141028064 gene encoding uncharacterized protein, producing the protein MEILRSIQAVVGQNGTQLGHHSKLSDFQRTKPPSFSQAIEPLDADDWLRTMERKLKVAQTDEGDKVPFVTLYLEGAAAIWWENEKAIGTADEEITWSRFKERFRRYHIPSGIMKVKQREFLALLQGSQSVGEYLLKFNHLSRYSPYDVATEERKIDRFLGGLTPQLRCTLSMFDFPDIQTLVNKAFIAEREHKLVSDIKPVNNDHKRKFEPRKEMQPVQKTRTWQPTQAAYKPNWQQNVNKTTTQVKNDVLNPALENRLRSNSSFNCGQTGHYAKQCPKNNRTDATFKPQVHYMEACPNQHDIRGYIHHISADEAQENPEVVIESSVYKLCDPRSQLDQPRGADYKILCS; encoded by the exons ATGGAAATACTCAGGAGTATTCAAGCTGTGGTTGGCCAGAATGGAACTCAGCTCGGTCACCACTCCAAGCTATCTGATTTTCAAAGGActaagcctcccagtttcagtcaggCCATTGAACCCTTGGATGCAGATGATTGGTTAAGAACTATGGAAAGGAAGCTTAAGGTTGCTCAAACTGATGAAGGGGATAAGGTACCATTTGTAACACTTTATCTTGAAGGCgctgctgccatatggtgggaaaatgaAAAGGCCATAGGGACTGCTGATGAAGAAATTACCTGGTCAAGATTCAAGGAACGATTCCGGAGATATCACATCCCATCGGGAATTATGAAGGTtaagcagcgtgaatttctcgcgcTCCTCCAAGGAAGTCAGTCTGTGGGAGAATATTTATTGAAATTCAATCATCTGTCACGTTACTCTCCATATGACGTGGCCACTGAAGAAAGAAAGATTGACAGGTTTCTTGGTGGATTAACCCCGCAACTCCGTTGTACTCTCAGTATGTTCGACTTCCCAGACATCCAAACTCTGGTaaacaaggctttcattgctGAAAGGGAACACAAGCTTGTATCGGACATTAAGCCCGTCAATAATGATCACAAGCGTAAATTTGAGCCAAGAAAAGAAATGCAACCCGTGCAGAAAACTCGTACCTGGCAGCCAACTCAGGCAGCATACAAGCCCAACTGGCAACaaaatgttaacaagaccaccacccaAGTCAAGAATGACGTGCTCAACCCAGCTCTAGAAAATCGTCTGCGCAGCAATTCTTCTTTCAATTGTGGGcaaactggacactatgccaaacagtgtcCCAAGAACAACCGGACAGATGCTACATTCAAGCCACAAGTTCATTATATGGAGGCATGTCCAAATCAGCACGACATCAGGGGATACATTCATCACATCTCCGCCGACGAAGCCCAAGAGAAccccgaagtcgtcattg AATCAAGTGTGTATAAATTGTGCGACCCGAGAAGTCAACTTGACCAGCCAAGAGGGGCAGACTACAAAATTTTATGCTCGTAG